In Candidatus Methylomirabilota bacterium, the genomic window GTCGCCGCGTCGCCGCCGGCGATGATGGACAGCTCGCCCGAGGCCGCCCGCACCGTGCCGCCGCTCACCGGCGCGTCGAGCATCGCCACGCCGCGCGCGGCCAGGACGCCGGCGAGCCGCTGGGCGGCGAACGGATCGATGGTGCTCATGCAGATGACGACGTGGCCGCGCCCGGCGCCCTGCACGATCCCGCGCTCGCCCGCGATGACTGCCTCCGCCTGCGCCGTCGTCTCCACCATGCAGATGGTGCGCTCGGTCGCGGCCGCGACGCGCTCGGGCGAGTCGGCGACCGCGGCGCCGCGCGCGCGCAGCGGGTCCACCTTGGTCTTGTCGATGTCGTGCACGACGAGCGAGAACCCGTGCTTGACGAGGTTCAGCGCCATCGGCCGTCCCATGTTGCCGAGACCGACGAATCCCACGGCTCCAGGCATCGCGTTCTCCTCCTCCGCCGGCTACGCCGTCAGCACGAACGGCACGCCCGCGCTCCTCGCCACGGTCCGGAGCTGATCCATGAGGTCGTCGGGGATCGGCACGCCCTCGCTGAGCCGCTCCGCCCGTGTCGCCATCTCCGGATCCCCCGCGACGAGCACCGGCTGAGCGGGATCGGCGCGCCTGGCCTGGTGCAGCACGTCGATCACCTGATCGAGGTCCCGCTCGAACTCGCCCTCGGCGCGGAACGCGCGCGGATCGATCGCCAGGAAGAAGTGACCGATGTTGTGCGGATCCGACGTCTTCTGCGTCCGGTTGCGGATCGGCGAGAACGAGGCGCCGGACAGGGCGCCGCCGAGAATGTGCACCATGACCGCGAGCCCGTAACCCTTGTGGCCGCCGACCTCGCGCGGGCCGCCGAGCGGCGTGATGCCGCCCTCCGGCCGCTCGAAGACGTAGCTGAATGCTTCTTCCGCATCGGTCACCGGCCGACCGTGGCCGTCCACGACCCAGCCCGGCGGCAGCGGCGTGTGGTTCAGCTTGTGGACCTTGACCTTCCCGGCGGCGACCGTCGTCGTCGCCATGTCGAGCTGGAACGGCGGATTGCGGCTGGCCGGCGCGGCGAAGGCGAGCGGGTTCGTGCCCATGACGGGCTCCGCGGCGAACGTCGGCACCATGCTGACGCCGCGCGTGGACGCGGTGACCATGCCGATCACGCCGCGGTCCGCGGCGATCCGCGAGTAGCACCCCGCCGCCCCGAAGTGGTGCGAGTTGAAGACCGACACCACGGCGACTCCGCTCTGGCGGCACTTGTCAACGGCGAGGTTCATCGCGTGCACGGAGACCGGATGGCCGAGCGACCTGTCGGCGTCGATCAGCGCCATGGCCGGCCCTTCGCGCACGGTCCTGAACACGGGGCGCATGTTCAGCCGGCCGGCGCGGAACTCGCGGTCGTAGGTCGGCAGCATCGAGATGCCGTGAGAGTCCACGCCGCGCAGATCGGTCTCGAGCATCATCTCGGCCGTGGTCTCGGCGTGCGCGTCCGGCATGCCCCAGGCGCGCAGGACGGACACGAGCTGCTCGCGGATCTGCTTCGCATGAACGCGCATCGTTCGACCTCCGGTCACGCTCGCGCGTCGGCCGGCCGGGCGGGCTCGGGGAACGCGAGGCTGACGGGCGCGTTGGCCTCGAACGGGCTCCAGAGGCCGAGCTCCTTGCCGATGTCCCGCAGCGCCGGCAGCACGTCCTCGCCGAGGAGCCGGATGCACGTCTTCGTGTCCTCGTTCGAGACGAATCCGTCGGACGCCCAGAAGCCGAGGATCGAGGGGCGCGTCTCCTCGAGCAGCCGGCGCAGCTTCGGGAGCACGGTCTTCGGCGTCCCGGCGACGATCTGCTGGTCGCGGATCTGGTCCTCGAACGCGGCGCCGCGCGGGTTCGAGCGCCGCCCGACCGCGTACTCCACGAACGCGGTGCGGTACGACGGCGAGAAGTACCCGGACGGGCTCGACCATACGGGATGCGCGAGGCCGGTGAACTCGCCCTGCATCCACATGAACTGCCGCGCGTTCTCCAGCGCCTTCTCCTCGGTCTCCGCGACGTGGCACCGCTGC contains:
- a CDS encoding Ldh family oxidoreductase; this translates as MRVHAKQIREQLVSVLRAWGMPDAHAETTAEMMLETDLRGVDSHGISMLPTYDREFRAGRLNMRPVFRTVREGPAMALIDADRSLGHPVSVHAMNLAVDKCRQSGVAVVSVFNSHHFGAAGCYSRIAADRGVIGMVTASTRGVSMVPTFAAEPVMGTNPLAFAAPASRNPPFQLDMATTTVAAGKVKVHKLNHTPLPPGWVVDGHGRPVTDAEEAFSYVFERPEGGITPLGGPREVGGHKGYGLAVMVHILGGALSGASFSPIRNRTQKTSDPHNIGHFFLAIDPRAFRAEGEFERDLDQVIDVLHQARRADPAQPVLVAGDPEMATRAERLSEGVPIPDDLMDQLRTVARSAGVPFVLTA